ATGTCCAATCGCAAAGTACTTCTCACTTGGATACATATGCGCATACGGGTTAACGTTCGCCTTATGCACCTGTTTCAGTGATCACGTGACGGGACACGGTGCAGAACCTTTCCATTGAGTTTTGTACATGACCCATAGCCAACGTAACTACCCCATGCATCCGATGCAAAATACAGCGCATTCTCTATCGCTGTGTTCAAATCATTTGTCTGTGCAGTAAAACGCATATTCGTAATCatattgattttctttgaaTCCATACTTTCCGCTTCAGCCCCCTTCCGAAATGTGTCAGATTAAGGTGGGTCATTGTCCTTGCTTGATTATGGACTGTTCGGAAACAAGAGTGTAGTGATGCGAAGCAAATCGTATTGCCGGTCCATTGGTCTATTTCCGCTGTTCTTACTACGGAATTTTGCCCCTTTCCCTTCTTTGGGACCATCCACGCTACCGACCAACCGTAGCGGTTACTGAACGGTCCCTTTAGAGTTGCCAACTGGAAACAACGAGTCACAAATTTGTTCCCACCATACGCCAGCTAAACTGCCGGGGGCACATAGCTGAGGGCTCGCCCCGACTGATGGACGGTTTAGCGGTGACCGTGTTTATGTCGATATTTAGTGGCTTTTGTAATCGGAGCAGAACGTTTGGTAGGAAAGCGGGCTAAAGTACTCCAGTAAACGTGCACATGTGTATGACCTAGTTCAGCCGTCCTTGGGAGAACAGGTATGGCCGGGAGGGATACAGGGGACGACCCTGTAGGTACTAGTATTATTGAAGAACAGCCCGGCGGGTCAGAGCGCACGGCTGCCGGTAAACACCACCACCACCGCCGACTGTCCTTCTCTGGTATCCGCACTAGTCTCCGCAGGTCTTCCGCCGCCAGGAGAAGCTCACACGCTGCGGACCCCGACAGAATGAGTGAAGATGAGATTCAAGAATGGAGAGATGCGTTCGACGTGTTTGACAGAGACAGGGACGGTGCTATCAGCGCTAAGGAGTTGGGCTCGGCCATGAGATCACTCGGGATGGATCCCTCTGAGTTTGAAATCCAGGTGAGTTTAGGGAAGATTGTTTAAGATTAACTACTGCACTTAATTACCTTAACTGCACTTTATTACCTCTTTCCTTTTGTCAGTGCGAGCAGTCCATTGTCAGTGCGAGCAATATCACGTTTCTCTGTTCATGATTACTGTGTAATATTTCAAAGAACCCTTTGTcctactacatgtgtatttgttttGGCATCATACCATGAACATGAAGGGGCACGTAAGCCATTCCACAGAATCTAACAGAGTACAGGAATCAAGTCTGACAAGAAAACACGAATGTGTGCTGGTATTTTCCCTTTACCATGACGTTCTTTTGTCATGTATATTTACTTTGAAGCTAGACCGGATAAAGGTGTAGCTAAGTGCGGAACGGAACGGAAAGGCACGTCCCGACACAGATATTATACCTTTCTTTCCCAGGAAATCGTGACAGgtgtaatatccaagcagataggGGAGGTTTTTTCTTGTCATTGTGCATATATCTTTGGTGGGAAATG
The window above is part of the Branchiostoma floridae strain S238N-H82 chromosome 14, Bfl_VNyyK, whole genome shotgun sequence genome. Proteins encoded here:
- the LOC118430972 gene encoding calmodulin-A-like isoform X1 codes for the protein MAGRDTGDDPVGTSIIEEQPGGSERTAAGKHHHHRRLSFSGIRTSLRRSSAARRSSHAADPDRMSEDEIQEWRDAFDVFDRDRDGAISAKELGSAMRSLGMDPSEFEIQELLNEVDTDGTGTIYFSEFLALVTRPMDTDQELENELREAFRVFDKEGNGFISVPDLRHVMMNIADKMAEEEVDEMMEEADVEGDGQVCYEEFIRLMINK